The nucleotide sequence AGGACTTCCAACTGGGCAGGGTCTGCACCTTCTTCCCAGGGCTGCACCGGCTCCCCGGTCCCGTGGGGGCTGTTCTGGAGAGCACCGCCACGGCCGCCCCGTCCAGGGAAGAGGTCCTGTGCGCGGGCAGGCCGGGGTCGCAGGGCTCTCCCTGGCTGTCTCTGGTGACCTCCTCGGAGCCCCACCCCACTGCACATTGCGGGCCCCTGCGCGGGGAGGTGGACCCTTCCGGGGCCGGTGCCGTAAAGAGCTGGCCGTGTTTGCGGATAAGGACAGTCATCAGGTGCTGGACCAGGGAAGTGCCTGCCGGAAAGAGAGGCGGAGAAGGGCCCTGCTGCCAGCCACCCGGCCCAGGGTCGCTCTGCCAGTCATGGGGACCCAGCTTCGTGGGAGCTGGCCCTGTAGCCAGAGCCAGGCTGCCCCTCAAGGGAGCCTTCATCCGCCCAGAAGAAAGAACCACACACCCTTCAACTCCAGGCAGGACAGCAGGATGGGGCCGCAGAACCATCTTCCTCAGGCACAGAGCCACAAGCCGGGGAGGAAGCACTGTGCCTGCGCTCACGACCTCCAGCCGGGGTGGGGTGAGGAAGCAGGCACCAGGGCTGCAGGGTGAGCAGGTGGCAGATTGGAACTGGAACCTGGGACCTGAGATGCCAGAACTGTCTCGGCTGCCCCATGTCACCCCCGTGCTGCTGACAATGGCCATGCCTGAATGTCCACACTCTGGGAGCATAGGGCTCTGGGACAGGGAATAAAGCCATCTTTCCTGTGTGGGGGCACACACATACAATTGCACACACAGTGCACCCCGCCCACCCCTAAAATCCCCCCACAATCACACATACAATGCACCCCATCCACCCCCAaagtctcacacacacatacaattggACAAACAATGCACCCACCCAGCCTCCCCAAATCTCCCAACACACAATTGCACATATAATGCCCACTCCCCAAAATCCCACACACATAAATGACACACACAGTGCACTCTGCCCAGGTTCCCCAAAGCTCATACACACACAAGTGAACATACAAATCCCCCACCCAGCCTCCCCAAATCCCCCCATACACAATCGCACAATGAACCCCACCCACTCCCCAAAATCCCCGCACACACAATTGCACACAGAATGCACCCTCCCCAAATTCCCCCATATACAATCACACACATAGTGCACCCTGCGCATCCCCCAGAATCCCACATACATataatctcacacacacacaatcccctGTCTCTAGGCCAAGGCCCCTGAGATGCAGCCCCAGTGCTGGGGACTCAGTTCCTacggtggtggggtgggggcccACAGCAGAGGTGGGCAGTGTAGGAAGGACCTTGGCATCTACCCAGTTGCCTCATTCCCTCCCACCACCCTCACCACAAAGGCCAGACTCTAGGAGGTCCCCAGGTGGGAGGAAGGGCTGAGTGCTGGGGTGGACTCTCCCACTGAAGTTGACTAGGAATCCTGGAAGACGTCAAGGAAAGAATTCTGAGGCCAAGAACATAGGTGAGGCAGGAACTCCATGAAGCAGGCAGGGCAGGCCTCCACCTCAAGCATCTGTACCACCAGGCAGGTTGGAGCTTGTGTTTTCCTGGCCTCATGGGGCCCTGGGGTGGGAGACCAGCCAGGACAGACCAAAGTGGGGACTTCAGCAAAAGCACTCCACCATGTCCCTCCACATGGGATAAGGGCAAGAACAACCTCAGCTGTGGGCTTCCTGTCTGAGCAGCACGCCTCTCACGCATACTCCACTGGGGACAGTGTTTCATGGGCCCTATGAGGTGGGCTCTCTCTTCTATGGCAGCCTACACCTGTGCCCTTTGCTAAGTCTGGCTAACTGGCCTCTGGTTGAGTCCCCTCGcctctcctggcctcagtttcctcatctgtaaagaggGGGCGATTACCACAGCACAGGCTGGTTGTAAAGCCTGAAATGAGGTGATACAAACAAGGCACTTAGTAGAAGCTTACTGAAAGCAGCTGctgttgctgcttttttttttttttttttttttttttgagatggagtcttgctcagtcgcccaggctggagtgcagtggcacaatctcagctaactgcaagctccgcctcctgggttcatgccattctcctgcctcagcctcccgagtagctgggactacaggtgcccgccactacgcccggctaattttttttttgtatttttagtagagactgggtttcaccgtgttagccaggatggtctcgatctcctgacctcgtgatctgcccgtctcagcctcccaaagtgctgggattacaggcatgagccaccgtgcccagcctgttgcTGCTATTTTTAATCACTTATTGTTATTTATCATAAATCCTCCAGGGTTTGCAAAGCTGACATCCAGGAACCTATGACAATTGCTTAAttgtaaaagaaaagtaaacatgTCTGTGTTCAAGGGCTGACCTCTCCCATTCCTCCAGCCTCTTCCATCCACAGAAACCACTGGCCATTCTAATTGCACCCAGTGACTTGCTGCTGCCCATCTCAGGGCAAAGTTCCTTTTTATCTTATAGCTGGACCCCATGGGGGTCGGCGGGGTGAGGTCTGCAGAAGCTCCTGCCAAGTCCCCCGAGATGGAGATGTGCCACCTGAGCCACCCCTCCTGCTGGCCTGGCCCTGGGCTGGGATGGTTCCGAGGACTTGCCCCGGACCAAGATGAGCCCAGACCCCGGCAGCACCCAGGGCCACCAGGTACACCTCCCACTTACCTTCCATGATGGTTACTGGGTCCTCTACCTGTGGCCGCAGAATGTTAGGTCCAAAAACGGTTGCCAGGTTCTGGACACTCATCTTGTTGACATTTGAGTAAGCCTGAACTTCATCCAGAAACCTGCAAAGTGAGGAAGCAGCAGTCATCAAAGAAGCAAGTTCTGGCACCCAGTCTCCTGTGAGGGGCCTGGACGCCCCGCCGCACCCCTGCCGAGCCCTGCTGCCTATGGGCTTTTGCCCACTGGGTGCAGCCTGCCTCTGCCAGGCTCAATGAGGGCAGGCTTCCCTTGGGGCCCGAGAGGGCCATCAGAAGCAAAGCTCACTGGGACAAGGGCCCACCGCTATTTGTGTGAAAGGAGGACATGACGCTGCGCACTGCAGTGTGCACAAATTCTGGGAAGTCCCAGACCTTAGTCAGCGCTGCCCCTGCATGCTCCTTCTCAGTGTCTAGGATGGGGATACATGAAGGGTTGGGGGTCAAGGGGCAGATGCCTAGGGGGACAGGATAGCAAGAAGCACCCAGGAGGGACAGAGGGTATTAAGTGCCCAGGGCTGTTTAAAACCAGCTGCTCCCATGGGACTGTAAGCTTCATGAACTCAGGGTCTGCATTTTTCCACTCCCAGCTTCATCCACGCTGGGTGAGGCTGTGCAGGGTGGGGGAATGACCCGGGCACCCCTCTGACAGGGAAGAGTTATGTGTCTCGCTGTGGGGCTGGGGAGTGTGGAGCCAGTGCAGGCAAGTGTGGTTCCCCTCCTGCCACGCCACTTACTTGCAGATGTATCTGAGCAGGTTGTAATTGGCCTGAGGAAGGTTGCTCACTTGTTTAGCCAACTCCAGAGTGCCCTTAGGAATGAATAACAGAATTTCAAACACCAGCAATGAGGCCCCTCATCCTTCTCTGACTGCGAGGAGGGGTGGGCAAGGAGAAGGGAGGTGGGGGCTATGGCGGCCCAGCCCCAACAGACCAGAGggctccaccacctccacctcccctcaAGGAGTGGCCAGGGCCCAGCTGTGACCTCCTGGGAAGCTAACTTGCTTCTAAGGAGCTGGAGTGAGGGGTGAGCCTCTACGGGGCCAGTGGAGGAATGTCAGGGCCAGCACTCAGCTCACTTATCAAGACACAAATATTTGCCAGATAATGAGCCCTCAACTCCCACAGGGCCACAGGGGAGGCAAACGGTCCTTCCCTGACCCTGAGCCACCTGGGGCTGCAAACCAGCACCTGCGTGGGTGGGAACGGGAGGGCTGGCTCATCGGTCCTGGGAACCAGCTCAAATTCTTTTGGGAAGGAAGCAAGATATAAATAAAAGACCTCCCTGTTTCTGAGCCCATGACAGGCCCGAGTGGCCTGAGTCGGGTATGAGGAGTGTGAGCACCTACTGGTGTGGCAGCCAGAGCTGGGCACCCCGGACCCACCCCTCCCAGGGACCAAGGCTGCAGACAGGTATGGCTCCAGACAGACAGCAGGATGCCCCGGCCCCTCCCCGACCTGAGCAGGATGGCCTGGCCCCTCCACCAGCCGAGCAGGATGCTCCAGGCCTCCACCACACCCCCAACACAGAGCAGGCCTCCACAGGATCCATGTGCCATGAAAATTCATGAAAAGTCAGAGTCTGTGTCCTGAGTCTACAGGCCACCACCCAGCCAGCCCATCTCCCAGGAGCTATCCCAGGAGCCACTGACCTCCCCCTCGTCCTTGGTGAGCAGCTGGGCGCAGCTGAGGAAGTCCTCGTACCTGGCGAAGGGGACCACGGGCTCTGGGAGCTCCCGCAGGTAGAGCTTCAGCAGGGAGGCCACCGTGTGCACGTCTGTTGTGCTGGGGGCGGGAAGGGAAGAGGACAGGTGTGTGAGGTCTGGGATGCCAGGGGACTTCAGGGGTGACTGGTACCCCCTGATGCCAAGGGGCAGCCTCTGGTCTCAGACGCATGCTTGGGCGCACTGGGGGCTGCATCTGCGGCCAGCTGCCTTGGTCAAGGAAAGGCCAGTGCTGCTTCTGGGAGCAGTggacagggctggggcaggggcgaCTAAGTATCCATGGCCAGGAGCTCCAGCTCAGGGACCACCCATCATGCCTAGGCACCTGCTCAGAACCCCTGAGTCTGTGTCAGTCCATTCAGGACCTGCTCCTGTCCTGGGTAGACTGCGTAGGACTCCAGGgactgcaaagccacagggcccTGCAGGGCATAGCTGCTCCACCCTAGcagctgccctgggccagaggaaTCAAGTGTGATGCAGGTCAGGTTGCACAGGGGAGGGCCCTGGGACATGGGCCAGGGAGCCCCTTCCACAGGCCTGGTGGCCATCCCAAGGTCCCCTGCAGGATGATGTGGAAGCCGCCTGCTCTGCGGTAGGAACAGCTATCCTGCAGGCCCTCCATAGGTGCTGCCAACCCCCAGCCTGAGCTTGCACTCTCCGCTGCACTTGACCttggctggagtgggaggagctGCATCAAAGGCGCCCACAGTGCAGGGCTGCTGGCTCCTTGTCGGGGAATCCCACTCCCCAGAATCCCAACGGCAGGAGCAGGTCGGAGGTCAggccctttcctctcttcctgtccACCGTGGGGACACCTGGGCTTCTAAGCTCATCACCTCCTCTCCAGTGCCCCAGGAGTCCACTccaggcctcagtctcctgctCTGGCTTGGAGCTGCCAATGCAGAAGTAGACCAGCTGTGGATGGTGGTGACAATGGGCCTGGCGCAGTCCTTCCCTGGGTCCTGTGTGGGGTCTGCAGTTCAGGTCCTAAACGAGAGCCTTGGCATCTCTTCTGAGCTTGCACTCCAAGCCGTATACGGGCCCCAGGTTTTTCATCTACCTGTCTAGGACCATGGACTTAAACCCTGGACTGCATTTCCCTCAGGAAAGATGAGCCCGGGGCCAGGAGACTGTGGCTGTGCCATTATGCTATCACCTGACCCCTGATGGATCCCAGGCTAGGCTCACTGAGATAAATACCTTCTGGCCCTGACACTTGGGATTCTGGGGTTCCATGTATCCATATGCACCCCAAATCCATATACCTGGGGCCCCTCCTTTCCTGAGGCTCAGTGACTCTTGGTTTGGCTGGGTCCAGTCAGCCCCCACCCTacccctcttccctctccagcAAGACATGTTGCTACCACACCCTACTCGGCCTTCTCCGGGGCCATGTTCCTGGCCAGCTgccctgggggaggggcaggaggcaggaaaGTGTGGTTGGGAGCCAGCCCGCATGTCTTCCCCTTTCCTGCAGCTGGGGCACGGAGCGTTTCTGCCCCCGCTGAGTGGACACGGAGCCACCCCTCCTCTGCAGACCTGTCTGGCTGCATCCCTGCCCTGAAGGGTCCTGCTGCTTGGCCCTGTCTGACCCCCCATCCGCTCAGCACCTGAGCTCTTACTTCCTTTCCtcgcccctccctcccttcctccttccccactgCAGTGCCTTTCCTCCAACAGCTGTCGCCAGGCCTTTTCTTGAGACTTTTCCCTAAACTgctgtccccttcctccctccaacAAGACCCAAGGAGAATTCTATACAGCCTGCGGCCCTGTGTGTGCCTCCCCAGCCTGTGGGCCTCCCAGCATGCGGTCACGTTAGTGCAGGCGGaggttgggggcaggggtggggcagaGAGGGCAGCAGCTGGTCAGGGGACGGGGTGCCTGCCCTAGGGGCAAACCGGCCCTGATGGTCAGTGCCACCCACAGCAAGGCGACCCTCCATCTGCAGGTTCCTCATCACCTCTCTGTACCCAGGGAACCCCCCTGCCCACACCAACACCAGCATCTATGCAGAACACGCCATGCTTCCAGCCTGGCCCCGACTTGCCTCACTCCCCTAGAGTCCATTTCTCATCACCCAGCACCACTTCCTCGACCTGCCCCCAAGCCAGGCCGCCTGCTTAGCCGCACCTGGGTGTCCACAGGGCTCCTCCCTGAGCAGCCCAGTCCTGCCATCTGCAGCACCCCGGGAGGTTCCCGACCACTAGGCCCAGGACTGGTGTCCCTGGTGTTTACTTATTATCTGTCAAGACCCCTTAGAATTTCTAATGCATGTGGGTGCCCCTCCACCCCTAGGCCTCCCAGCAGTCCCTCACTCAAAGGATAGGAGCTGAGGGAGTAAGAAGAGTCTGGCAGCCAGGAGTCCATGCAGCCCTGGGCTCCGGCTCACAAGAGGCCATCCTCACAGCTCAGCAGCGGGGCGGCAGCCTGGGAGACGGACAGCCCAGTGCCCAGGGGACACCGTGCTGGGAAGGGGCAAGTATGGGCCAGCTCCAGCCACTGAGGCTTCCAGGCCTGGTGAGGCTTTAGCAGAAGAGAAGCCCAGGACCTGGGGCTAAAGGGGACCTTCTTATAGAGATGAGCAGGAAGGTGAGGAGGGGCTTTGTGGGGAAGGGGCCAGGCTAGCAGCCAACACCCCGGGAGGCGGGCAGGCCATGGCCTTGGGGACAGAGCTCCATCCCGGGACTCTGTTGGAAGTGGGTGAGGAGGGGACCCTctgttgggggtgggtggggggggaCCCTCTGTTGGAAGTGGGTGAGGAGGGGACCCTCTGTTAGGGGTGGGTAGGGAGGGGGACCCTCTGCTGGGGTTGGGTGGGAAGGGGAGCCTCCATCGGGAGTGGGTGGGGAGGGCCCCTCTCTGGGTACAGCTGCAGAGCCAGAGGAGCTGCCATGGAAATGGTGGAAAGTGGGAAGGATGGCCTCAGATACCCTAGGAGGAGTTTCTAAAGGGAGAGGAAACCAAAGCCCAGGGCCACCGTGGCAATATGGGGGCCACTGCTGAGATGGGGGTGGAGGGACAAGGCCAACATGCCCACCATGGAGATGGCCCTCCAGACACAATTCTGGAAGCAGGGTAGAAGCAGCCAGAGAGGGAGAAGGCAGACAGGAGAGGGCCCCCAAGACACAGGGAAGGTTGCCCCAGGCTGCTGGGAGACAGAGAGTCAGGTCTGCATGGAACTCACCCTGGGGTGCCCAGTTGCCTCTCAAGGGAGCTTCAGCAGGTAGGCCAGGTGCAGAAAGGAGGCTGAGCATGCCAGGAACCCACCTTGGGAGAGCAGGTGGGCCCAGGTGGAGACCCGCCCAGCAGGATGGGAGAAGCTCGGCAGGGGAGGTGAGGTGCAGACGGCCTGTGCCACTCCAGGGGGCCCCAGCAGAGTTTGAGTAGGGGAGTGGCAAGATCTGATCTGTGTCTTCAGAAGCCCCTCAGGTAGCATCAGGCACTAGGGCAGAGCATCTGATCCTGGGGAGCTTCCAAAAGTCCTGGTTCCCAGGCCTTACCCAGGTGACATTATTTGAAGCAATCTGCAACCCTAACGCTGAGACACAAGATGGAAGAGGCCTGGCTGGCTGAGGTTCAGAATGGACCACAAGCTCACTGAGCATCAACACTGGGATGGAGCTTCACAAAGCTCCAGAGGAAGGGTCCCCCGTACCTCCCTGGGTGGAGTACTGCTAGGGAACATGGTCAATCCCTGACTCCACATTTAAGGAGAAGAACCAACACCCTCCCCTGGCTGCAGTGATGGGTCTGGGAAAGAGCTGAGGGGCTGCGTGTTCTGCCCCTAGAGGAGAAGccctgggaggccagggctgccTGTGGGTCCTGGTGGGCCCATCCTGGGGCAGATCCAAGAAGAAAGGGCAGAAGCCCCATAGAGGGTAGGTTTTCTTGATGTAAGAAGAACTCTATGAAAAACTGCCCCATAATGGGTGGGGCACTGTCGGGGGAAACAGAGTCCCCAAACAGCCCTGGACTGGGGGTAGAGTTGGCTCCACCCAGGGGCATCCAGGGTCTGGGTAAGCCCCCATGATGGGTAGGATGGACATGGCCCCAGGACAGATGGAGGAGACTCGCTCTCCTGTCCCCAGAACCCAGGAGGAGGGGACCCGAGCTGCTGTGCCATCTTGCCATCGATAGAGCCTGGGGGTAGGTCCCCGGAGGAAGCACGGCCAAGAGACAGACTCCACAGAAGGCCTGGGGTCCCGGATACAGCTGCACCCAgtctgtcctcacatggcagccAGCAGAGGTCCTTTTCCTCCGGCCCGGGTCAGGTTTATTAGCATGTGCAGGGGAGGCAGGCTGTGTGGATGTGAGCTGGCCTTGTGCGTGGCAGGCATCCATCCTGAGAGAGGACCTCAGGCTGGCGGAGTGAGGGTGTGCCCTACACTCTGCCCACTAGGAGGGCTGGCCTACCATCCTGTTGCCAGCCCACCCCTGCCCACTGGAGCTGGTGTCCTGGGTAGGAGCCTGCAGGAGGAATAGACAAGTGGCTCCATCTTACCCCCAATCACAAGCTCACCTGTCAAACAGTGGCTTCTCCCCACAGTCGAAGGAATCCTGCAGGTCCCTCACCAGGTTGGCCTGGCCCGGCATGCGGAACAGCCCCTCCTCAGTGAGCCCGCGCTCCCGGATGAAGTCCACACACTGCTCCACCAGTAGGGGCGCCAGGCGGGGGCCATACTTCCGCTCGTGGTGGACTGTGTCCTCCAGGCGCTGCCCAAAGATCCCTGAGCATAGAGAGGAGCTAGTCACACCCTCCACCACCCAGCTCAGTGTTGGGTGCTCAGGACAATGGAGGGCAGGGGCACTGTTAGGGCTAAAGGTGGCTCCTCTTCAGGAAGCAAATTACACACTGGGAGGATGCATACCAGAAGGCTGGGCCCTGGTCGCCCCGACACACGCTGGGAGGACACACACCAGGAGGCTGGGCCCTGGGCTGCCTGTGGACAGACAGCAGGAGGGAGCAGTGAGCTGGTGGTGTGACCTGGCCCGTGGAGCTTGCCCAAGCCAGGAGCAAATGGCCCTCGGGAGCGTGCATTATGCATGTCATTGATTGGTTTTGCAGTCATTCCAAATAAGAAGCCATCCAATGCTTATCAACAGCAGATCTCCTGTGTTCTGTTCTTACCATGGAACATAGTGCAGCAAGGAGAATAAATGAGGCACAGCTCACTGGACAAGACAGATGACATAGTAATGCGAAAACCATAGTCATGACTCAGCATCAAtcatcatcaggaaaatgcaaatccaaaccactatctgataccacctcacacccactaggatggctactGTCAAAAGATCACATAGTAACAAGTGTTGgcgaagatgtggagaaactggaacccttccttgTGCACTGCTGGCAGGATGACAAGATGGTGCAGTTGCTGTGAAAAACAGCACGGCAGttgctcaaaaaattaaaaccagaattACCAGTAATCCCTCccctgggtatatacctaaaagaattaaaagcaaggtctcaaagagatacttgcacacccatgttcacagcagcatcatTCACAGTAGCTGAACCGTGGAAGCAAGCCatgtgtccatcaatgaatggaGAACCAAGACGTGGTATTTGCATACAGTAGAACttgattcagccttaaaaaggagggaaattcagacacgtgctacaacatgggtgaacctggagaacattatgtgaAGTAAAGCattcacaaaaggacaaatactgtgtgattcctcTTATATGAAGAACctggagtagtcaaattcacagagacagaaagtagaatggcagCTGCAAGGGGCTGGGGACAGGGGAGATGTCAAGTTAGAATTGAACGGGCACAGAGTCTCAGCTTTGCAAGATGGAAAGCGTTCTGGAGATGGATGTGCTGATGGTTGCAAGATAATTCGAATGAATGTAATGCTGCTGAACTGTGTGCTTTAAAAATGATGAAGACAGGAAATTTTATGCTAGGtgtattttatgaaattttttaaaaattagaaaacaaaaacatcatcAGAAACAAAAGAAGCCTAAACCCCAGAGTGCACACTGCATGACTCCATTTATGTAAAGTTAAAGCTAGGCCAAACCCATCTGTGCTGTTAGGCCGGGACATGGTTACCTTGGTAGGTCTGTGACTGGAAGGGATTCAAAGGCTTCTGGGGATCTGGTAATGCTGTGACTCTCCCCTGGCACTGCTTACCCAGTTATGTTCCTCTTGAGAAAATTCACTGAACTCTACACTTATGACTTGTATACTTTTCTACATGCTACTCTTAAATAACATTAGcgaaaagaaatcagagacagaaTGATCTAAAACAATACATGACAAGACACCAAATGAGGaatagagggagagaggaaggaggcagaggaacTTCTGAGAAAATCTATGAAAACTAAATACATCACTAGGCATAGAGGTTCGTGGCAGCCCAGGCAAAGAAGGGAAGGAGTTGAGATCCATAAAGCTGTCTACACCACGGCACAGTAACAGGAGAAACAGACTTCTGCCAGCCCCTAAGCTTTACAAGGTGAGTGCCTGACTCTTTGGAGTGCCTGACATTATTCACACCCACTGTGCAGAGACCTTCCCTGCAGGGTGGCTTGTGGGGTGTTCCAGGGGCAAGATGCCAAAACTCCAGGCTTGGGACTTCTCAGAGACCTGGGCACTGAGCCAGCTAAAAGTGGGGCTCTATTTGTCTTACTTAGCTCCCCACTAAGTGGCTATTTTGGAATAAGATACATCGGTCCCtggtacagtgcctggcacagagcaggacaCAGTAAATGCTCCTCCTCAACCTGCTTCACCCAAAAACAAAGTGTATAAAACCTGAAAGGTGAAGACTCTTCCTTTGAGAACACATGCCCATGTGGGCTGCACCTGCTGGATGCCAGCAATGCTTTAGGGAgaagtgtgtgtgcacatgtgtgcatgtaggGTGGgcttgtgtgtgcatatgtgtgcacatgtgctgGATGTGGGCTTGtaaatgtgtgtgcgtgtgtgtgcgtatgtgtgcatgtggggtgtgtgtgcatgggcaTGCACACATGGTGGGGGCATGTGAGTGTGAGGAGAGTACTGAAGTAGCTACACACAGTGCTGTGGTGCCAGGTGCTGTTCTGAGCATTTTACAAACATCAGCACATTTAATCCTACCCATCTTGATAACTTAGGGACTAGGGACTGTCACTATCACTgtaaccatcatcatcatcttgacTTTTGCCTGTTCAGTTTGCAGGATGTTTGAACTGATAGGCACGGGGTCTTAAGAATGTGCCCAAGTTTACTCAGCATGCATGACAGGCACAAGGGTccaacccaggcagtctggctccaggtATAGAGAATGTACTTGGCCACATGGTTGCTTGGCACCCACGTTGGTGTGGAGATACCTATGCGATGCCCCCAACCCAGCACCAGCAGTTCCTGAAAACGCGGGTCATGCGAACAGaaaacaggcagaggttgcaatactaACACGAAGGGAAAGCTGCTCCCGCCTGGGATCTGGTGGGCAAGACCAGGCGCCCCTGCCCAGAAATGGGGCCCAAGGGGCCATTCATCAGCCTTGAGCACAGCGGGTGATCCTGCTGCAAGCTTGGCCTGCTAGCTGCCTGGGGCAGCTCTGAGAAGCCAGTCTGAGGAGGCTCCAAGGCCCACCACTGACACTGTCCTGGACTTTCCACCACCTCAAGAGTGGCCTGGGCTGGTCCAGGGACACTGAGCCCCTGCTCTCTCTCACCTCAGTCAGGGCTCAACATCTGATGCCTAACAATGAGCCACACCGGTCCACAGATGTGCCTGTTTAGCTCATATGatgtttgaaacatttttaaattagttatttACAATCAAGAGATTTCACATATAAATCTGGATTCCCAGCTTCTCTTAAAAAATTCAGATGTGGTGACACCAGACCTGAGTTCCAAAAAAAGCAACAATTGCAGAGCTCAGTGGTATCTGTGCCCTTTTGACAGGACACACACTTGCCATGTCTCCGCAGTCCCCACTGTCCCCTCTCACTTCCAACCTAGTCCATGCTCTGCTCATGTGGTCCTGCCAGATATTCGTTCAGCTCTTCTGCTTTGACCTCTGGGGCACAGACTTCCCCCAAGGACATTGGGGCCAGGATAAGTAGGAAAGGTAGCAATGggaagctccacctctcgggacCAGAGGCCTCTGCTAGGACCTCAAATGAGCAGGCAGTGGGCATCCCGGAGGAAGTGCCCATGGGCAGAGGGTCCCATGAGGGGAGGGGCTGACCTGGCAGTGCccctggtgcctgccaccagcctcctgcctccctccacaAGCACACATGTGTTGCCTTTCCTCCAGCTCTGCCCCCTGCTTGAGTGGCATGAATCCGCCTGCCTTCATGGCCCTGTGAGTGGCTAGGGCCTTCTTCCTGGGTAGCGCTTTCCTCTTTGGTCTGGGCAAATTTCTTACTAGTCCTTGGAAGAAAGCTCACAAGTCCCTCCTACGTGAGCTGCCCCAAATCCTCCCTTCAGCTTTCCCTCCCGTGTCACAGCCCTGACTGCCACTACTCCAGAC is from Macaca fascicularis isolate 582-1 chromosome 9, T2T-MFA8v1.1 and encodes:
- the ARHGAP22 gene encoding rho GTPase-activating protein 22 isoform X21, yielding MLSPKIRQARRARSKSLVMGEQSRSPGRTPCPHRLGPVLKAGWLKKQRSIMKNWQQRWFVLRGDQLFYYKDKDEIKPQGFISLQGTQVTELPPGPEDPGKHLFEISPGGAGEREKVPANPEALLLMASSQRDMEDWVQAIRRVIWAPLGGGIFGQRLEDTVHHERKYGPRLAPLLVEQCVDFIRERGLTEEGLFRMPGQANLVRDLQDSFDCGEKPLFDSTTDVHTVASLLKLYLRELPEPVVPFARYEDFLSCAQLLTKDEGEGTLELAKQVSNLPQANYNLLRYICKFLDEVQAYSNVNKMSVQNLATVFGPNILRPQVEDPVTIMEESKKGVLT